In one Deinococcus fonticola genomic region, the following are encoded:
- a CDS encoding DUF512 domain-containing protein, translating to MTAAENLNEQVYPAPIKSVEDGSPAARAGVRPGDVLLRVNGQAVTDVLAYRRELERGIVSLEVARPREALQVMTGVPTTAQDHHRLLMPAAPDLTDTFTFSVEWEDPGLDFEEVLFDGIKKCANKCDFCYVHQMPRGFRKSLYIMDDDYRLSFLYGSFVTLTNLTEGDINRILDENLSPLYVSVHTANQELRQDMMKWWRLKVKDPQAVQIRSMIERLESIDLYTQIVLVPGRNDRENLDETVEYLSSRPNVISAAVVPIGLTGHRTNLPDVRTFNREEAQDTLKRLNVWRRKFLTERGTRFVFPSDELYLLAGEPLPAEEEYEGFPMLENGVGMIRDFLTEALPELPAALPQPMRVVLGTGLLFADSLERAIAPLRGIQGLDIEVRAVENKTFGRVTTVAGLLTGRCFRHAVKSGEADLLIVPPTTLRYGTELMLDDVSLGDLRNEFKMDVRAGGATLGELARVILQGAHSSGHQFGLSAHAIKDTAQARGGAAPGEPLEVEVAEENRRGKA from the coding sequence ATGACGGCAGCCGAGAATTTGAATGAGCAGGTGTATCCTGCGCCGATTAAAAGCGTGGAGGACGGGAGTCCGGCGGCACGGGCGGGCGTGCGTCCGGGTGACGTGCTTTTGCGGGTAAATGGGCAGGCGGTGACGGATGTGCTGGCGTACCGCCGTGAATTGGAGCGGGGCATAGTGTCTCTGGAGGTGGCGCGTCCGCGTGAGGCGCTTCAGGTCATGACGGGTGTGCCGACCACCGCGCAGGATCACCACCGCCTGCTGATGCCCGCCGCGCCGGACTTGACTGACACCTTCACGTTCAGCGTGGAGTGGGAAGACCCGGGCCTGGACTTCGAGGAAGTCCTGTTCGACGGCATCAAGAAGTGCGCCAACAAGTGCGATTTCTGTTATGTGCACCAGATGCCGCGCGGCTTTCGCAAGAGCCTGTACATCATGGACGACGACTACCGCCTGTCGTTCCTGTACGGCTCCTTCGTGACGCTGACAAACCTAACTGAAGGCGACATCAACCGCATTCTGGACGAGAACCTGTCGCCGCTGTACGTGTCGGTACACACCGCCAATCAGGAGTTGCGGCAGGACATGATGAAGTGGTGGCGCCTCAAGGTGAAAGACCCTCAGGCGGTGCAGATTCGCAGCATGATCGAGCGGCTGGAAAGCATCGACCTCTACACGCAGATCGTGCTGGTGCCCGGCCGCAACGACCGCGAGAACCTGGACGAGACGGTGGAGTATCTGAGTAGCCGCCCCAACGTGATTTCAGCGGCGGTGGTGCCGATTGGCCTGACCGGGCACCGCACCAACCTGCCGGACGTGCGGACGTTCAACCGTGAGGAAGCACAGGACACCCTGAAGCGTCTGAACGTGTGGCGCAGGAAGTTCCTGACGGAGCGGGGCACGCGCTTTGTATTCCCATCGGACGAGTTGTACCTGCTGGCGGGTGAACCGCTGCCTGCCGAGGAAGAGTACGAGGGCTTCCCCATGCTGGAAAACGGCGTGGGCATGATCCGCGACTTCTTAACCGAAGCGCTGCCGGAATTGCCCGCCGCGCTGCCCCAGCCGATGCGCGTGGTGCTGGGCACCGGTCTGCTGTTCGCGGACTCGCTGGAACGCGCCATTGCGCCCCTGCGGGGCATTCAGGGCCTTGACATCGAGGTTCGCGCCGTGGAGAACAAGACCTTCGGCCGGGTGACCACCGTGGCGGGCCTGCTGACCGGGCGCTGTTTCCGGCACGCCGTGAAGTCGGGCGAGGCCGATCTGCTGATCGTGCCGCCCACCACCCTGCGCTACGGCACCGAACTGATGCTGGACGACGTGAGCCTGGGCGATCTGCGCAACGAATTCAAGATGGACGTCCGCGCGGGCGGCGCAACATTGGGTGAACTGGCCCGCGTGATCTTGCAGGGGGCCCACAGCAGTGGCCACCAGTTCGGCCTGAGTGCTCACGCCATTAAGGACACCGCCCAGGCCAGAGGCGGCGCGGCCCCTGGCGAACCTCTGGAAGTAGAAGTGGCTGAAGAAAACAGGCGCGGCAAGGCCTGA
- the ribA gene encoding GTP cyclohydrolase II, whose translation MTALSPICELLAELRAGRPVILVDDEHRENEGDLLMPAATASPQWVNFMAREGRGLICVTLTPDRAERLNLTPMVGSSTDPNGTAFTVSVDHVSNSTGISAFDRAATIAALLNDDAAQADFRRPGHIFPLVARPGGVLRRAGHTEAGCDLARLAGFAPVGVICEIMGDDGEMARLPGLLTFGKKHGLKVGSIEALIAYRLENDPFMQVVAEARLPTHFGEFRMVGFQDSLSGAEHVALVMGDITPEPLLVRVHSECLTGDAFHSLKCDCGPQLDAAMAAIASEGRGAVIYLRQEGRGIGLLNKIRAYALQDGGADTVEANERLGLPVDAREFGLGAQMLHLLGAQRLRIMTNNPRKLRSLSGFGLAVVERVPLHVGQTAQNTAYLNTKREKLGHL comes from the coding sequence ATGACGGCCCTCTCCCCCATTTGCGAGCTGCTGGCGGAATTGCGGGCGGGCCGCCCGGTGATTCTGGTGGATGACGAGCACCGTGAGAACGAGGGCGACCTGCTGATGCCCGCCGCGACCGCCTCGCCACAGTGGGTGAATTTCATGGCGCGGGAGGGCCGGGGGCTCATCTGCGTCACGCTGACGCCTGACCGGGCCGAGAGGCTCAACCTGACGCCCATGGTGGGCAGCAGCACCGACCCGAATGGCACGGCGTTCACGGTGAGTGTGGATCACGTGAGCAACAGCACGGGCATCAGTGCCTTCGACCGGGCGGCGACCATTGCCGCGCTGCTGAACGATGACGCCGCGCAGGCCGATTTTCGCCGTCCGGGGCATATCTTCCCGCTGGTGGCGCGTCCGGGCGGAGTCCTGCGCCGGGCCGGACACACCGAGGCCGGGTGCGATCTGGCACGGCTGGCGGGCTTTGCGCCCGTGGGCGTCATCTGCGAGATCATGGGCGACGACGGCGAGATGGCGCGCCTGCCGGGCCTGCTGACCTTCGGGAAGAAGCACGGCCTGAAGGTCGGCAGTATCGAGGCGCTGATCGCGTACCGCCTGGAGAACGACCCGTTCATGCAGGTCGTGGCCGAAGCGCGCCTGCCCACGCACTTTGGCGAGTTCCGCATGGTGGGTTTTCAGGATTCCCTGAGTGGTGCCGAACACGTGGCCCTCGTCATGGGGGACATTACCCCTGAACCGCTGCTGGTGCGCGTTCACAGCGAGTGCCTGACCGGGGACGCCTTTCACAGCCTGAAGTGCGACTGTGGCCCGCAACTGGACGCAGCCATGGCCGCCATCGCCAGTGAGGGACGCGGCGCCGTCATTTACCTGCGGCAAGAAGGGCGCGGGATTGGCCTGCTCAATAAAATCCGCGCTTACGCCCTGCAAGATGGCGGCGCAGACACCGTGGAAGCCAATGAACGTCTGGGCCTGCCCGTGGACGCCCGCGAGTTCGGCCTCGGGGCGCAAATGCTGCACCTGCTCGGCGCCCAGCGACTCCGCATCATGACGAACAACCCCCGCAAGTTACGCAGCCTCAGCGGTTTCGGCTTGGCCGTCGTGGAGCGCGTGCCCCTGCACGTCGGCCAGACAGCCCAGAACACCGCTTACCTGAACACCAAGCGCGAGAAGCTGGGCCACCTGTAA
- the ribH gene encoding 6,7-dimethyl-8-ribityllumazine synthase, producing MKRIEANLIATDLKFAVVSTRWNHLIVDRLVEGAELAFVQHGGKTENLEHFIAPGSYEVPLVARKLAGSGRYDAVVCLGAVIKGDTDHYDFVAGGAANGILNTSLHTGIPVAFGVLTTDTVEQALNRAGIKAGNKGAEAVLAMIETVNLLKTIG from the coding sequence ATGAAAAGAATTGAAGCCAACCTCATTGCCACTGACCTCAAGTTTGCCGTCGTCTCCACGCGCTGGAATCACCTGATCGTGGATCGCCTGGTGGAGGGCGCGGAACTGGCGTTCGTGCAGCACGGCGGGAAAACAGAAAACCTGGAGCACTTCATCGCGCCGGGTTCGTACGAGGTGCCGCTGGTCGCGCGTAAACTCGCCGGGAGCGGCCGGTATGACGCGGTGGTGTGTCTGGGCGCGGTCATCAAGGGCGACACGGATCACTACGATTTCGTCGCGGGTGGCGCAGCGAACGGCATTCTGAACACGAGCCTGCACACGGGCATTCCCGTGGCTTTCGGCGTGCTGACCACCGACACCGTGGAACAGGCGCTCAACCGCGCCGGCATCAAGGCCGGCAACAAGGGCGCGGAAGCCGTACTGGCCATGATCGAAACCGTGAACCTGCTGAAAACAATTGGCTGA
- a CDS encoding riboflavin synthase, translated as MFTGIVEQTGRVVAVCEVAGNVRVSIAPGHMWTDLQLGESVACAGACLTVTAWDDVSFSVELSRETVAKTAPRWVEGQAVNLERAMTAGARFGGHIVSGHVDGVGEVLEVREEPGAYTMHVRAPKGLARYLTPKGSMTVDGVSLTLVDVGGPAGSQPDWPAEDFTLWLVPHTLEVTTLRHWRAGTRVNLEADQVAKYVERLLAVRELEAQA; from the coding sequence ATGTTTACTGGAATTGTTGAGCAGACAGGCCGCGTCGTGGCGGTCTGTGAGGTGGCGGGGAACGTGCGCGTGTCGATTGCGCCCGGGCACATGTGGACGGATTTGCAGCTGGGCGAGTCGGTGGCCTGCGCCGGCGCGTGCCTGACGGTCACCGCGTGGGATGACGTGTCGTTCAGCGTGGAGTTGAGCCGTGAGACGGTGGCGAAAACGGCTCCCCGCTGGGTCGAGGGGCAGGCGGTGAACCTCGAGCGGGCCATGACGGCGGGGGCGCGGTTCGGGGGTCACATCGTGAGTGGACACGTGGACGGCGTGGGCGAGGTACTGGAGGTGCGTGAGGAACCGGGCGCGTACACCATGCACGTGCGGGCCCCGAAAGGGTTGGCGCGTTACCTGACGCCGAAAGGCAGCATGACGGTGGACGGCGTGAGCCTCACGCTGGTGGATGTGGGCGGCCCGGCGGGAAGCCAGCCCGACTGGCCCGCCGAGGACTTCACGCTGTGGCTGGTGCCGCACACGCTGGAGGTCACGACCCTGCGCCACTGGCGGGCGGGAACACGGGTAAATCTGGAAGCCGATCAGGTGGCGAAGTACGTGGAACGCCTGCTGGCCGTGCGTGAACTGGAGGCGCAGGCATGA
- a CDS encoding AEC family transporter yields the protein MAQATLPMVLLALGLQLGSGGWPRLGTRIWLATAARLIGGPLIALACGKLLHLSALNLQVLVLSASMPTAVNALLIAREYHADTQTVAAVATLSTLASVLTIAAVVTLLPFIR from the coding sequence ATGGCGCAGGCGACCCTGCCGATGGTGCTGCTGGCGCTGGGCCTGCAACTCGGTTCGGGCGGCTGGCCACGCCTGGGCACGCGCATCTGGCTGGCCACCGCCGCGCGCCTGATCGGTGGGCCGCTGATCGCGCTGGCCTGCGGAAAACTGCTGCACCTCAGCGCCCTGAATCTTCAGGTGCTGGTGCTGTCGGCCAGCATGCCCACTGCCGTGAACGCCCTGCTGATCGCCCGCGAGTACCACGCCGACACCCAGACCGTCGCCGCCGTGGCGACCCTGAGTACCCTCGCCAGCGTCCTGACCATCGCCGCCGTGGTCACTTTGCTGCCCTTCATTCGCTGA
- a CDS encoding DMT family transporter, which produces MAAIVLTLVFWASAFAGIRAGLEAFGPGQLALYRFLVASLALGVYALITRTPVPPLPELLRILGLSVLGITLYHVFLNYGEVSVPAGTASLIVAAGPSMTALMATQFAGERLNAWGWLGTAIAFAGVALIVLGSGQGVQFTQGAVLILLAALVTSVYFVFQRPLLRRMNPLHFTVWSLMLGTVPMLVFLPGLLRELPAAPLHTHLAVIYLGLFPSALAYLAWSYALSRVPASVTTSFLYVNPVNAILIGWVWLREVPTRVSLLGGLIAIAGVVLLNLRGRPKEGQA; this is translated from the coding sequence ATGGCGGCCATCGTGTTGACCCTGGTCTTCTGGGCGTCGGCCTTTGCGGGCATTCGCGCCGGGCTGGAAGCCTTCGGCCCCGGTCAACTGGCGCTGTACCGGTTTCTGGTGGCCAGCCTGGCGCTGGGGGTGTACGCGCTGATCACCCGTACTCCCGTGCCGCCCCTGCCGGAGCTGCTGCGCATCCTGGGCCTCAGTGTTCTGGGCATTACCCTCTACCACGTGTTCCTGAATTACGGCGAGGTCAGCGTGCCGGCCGGAACCGCCAGCCTGATCGTGGCTGCCGGGCCGAGTATGACTGCGCTGATGGCCACGCAGTTTGCCGGCGAGCGCCTGAACGCCTGGGGCTGGCTGGGCACCGCCATCGCCTTCGCGGGCGTGGCCCTGATCGTGCTGGGCAGCGGGCAGGGCGTGCAGTTCACGCAGGGCGCCGTTCTCATTTTGCTGGCGGCGCTGGTGACCAGCGTGTACTTCGTGTTTCAGCGACCCCTGCTGCGGCGCATGAATCCGCTGCACTTCACGGTCTGGAGTCTGATGCTGGGCACCGTGCCCATGCTGGTCTTTTTGCCCGGTCTGCTGCGCGAACTGCCCGCCGCACCGCTGCACACGCACCTGGCGGTGATTTACCTGGGGCTGTTCCCCAGCGCGTTGGCGTACCTGGCCTGGAGTTACGCCCTCTCGCGCGTGCCGGCCAGCGTCACCACGTCCTTCCTGTACGTCAACCCGGTGAACGCCATTCTGATCGGCTGGGTGTGGCTGCGCGAGGTGCCCACACGCGTGAGCCTGCTGGGGGGCCTGATCGCCATTGCCGGGGTGGTGCTGCTGAACCTGCGGGGCCGCCCGAAAGAAGGCCAGGCGTGA
- a CDS encoding O-antigen ligase family protein, producing the protein MVNSLKEIEPPSQESGGITGHFSLAIPLFLGSLFVLPLIINPNIFESFDQTYLYPRLWWIYVVILPSVLLMLFNWSSPWKGVRPPLTIVLILIAWLTITTLLNRAGWAGWWGQLDRADGVLMHMLYALVLLAGWRWAKQDHKWQQKLGIAILIGGSLLALTNILQQLHLMGVPNGNAFTGVTATLFGGTLGNRGYLGGAMALLLPFTIYQAGQVRIHSNLYALGVVLMSWALWGSFTRTAWLAGLLGLLGLLAFRVPWRIWGAVAVGFILWGGTTFFHKTDLLNAKVSQGIADNSGRTILWKSALYGIKEKPLFGWGTPALIKTFHVRPLPDLMQERGIQNIKSFEELPLDPNNFPSVRVIYQDGKRENIMLASVDKVHNEYMDYALTYGIPAALCFVALLTWAIWSSRLSAPGISTSLLAYAFYIFLWPEIIRFAPIAWLMMGIALSRSIREEAPGNGLTSPVAPAPAAPPP; encoded by the coding sequence ATGGTCAATTCACTCAAGGAAATTGAGCCTCCTTCGCAAGAATCTGGTGGTATAACAGGCCATTTTTCATTGGCAATCCCCCTCTTTCTGGGGTCACTTTTTGTACTACCATTAATCATTAACCCCAATATCTTTGAATCTTTCGACCAAACCTATCTATATCCGCGCTTATGGTGGATCTATGTAGTTATCCTGCCTAGCGTCCTGCTGATGCTTTTTAACTGGAGTAGTCCCTGGAAAGGTGTGCGCCCACCCCTAACCATTGTGCTGATTCTGATTGCTTGGCTCACCATAACGACCTTGCTTAATAGAGCAGGCTGGGCAGGTTGGTGGGGACAACTTGACCGAGCCGACGGAGTGCTGATGCATATGTTGTACGCCCTGGTTCTGTTGGCTGGCTGGCGCTGGGCTAAGCAAGATCATAAGTGGCAACAGAAATTGGGAATAGCGATTCTCATTGGAGGTAGTTTGCTTGCCTTAACCAACATCCTGCAGCAGCTTCATCTGATGGGCGTGCCTAATGGAAATGCTTTTACAGGAGTTACCGCAACTCTTTTCGGCGGTACTCTCGGCAACCGTGGTTATCTAGGTGGCGCTATGGCACTGCTGTTGCCTTTCACGATTTATCAGGCCGGGCAGGTCAGAATTCATAGTAATTTGTACGCCTTGGGTGTAGTGCTCATGTCCTGGGCGCTATGGGGTTCCTTCACTCGTACTGCTTGGCTGGCCGGACTATTGGGGCTGCTAGGATTGCTTGCATTTAGAGTACCCTGGCGGATTTGGGGAGCAGTGGCGGTTGGGTTCATTCTATGGGGTGGAACCACGTTTTTTCATAAGACCGACTTACTCAATGCCAAAGTGAGTCAAGGTATTGCAGATAATAGCGGGCGCACGATTCTCTGGAAATCTGCGCTGTATGGTATTAAAGAGAAACCTTTGTTTGGTTGGGGTACCCCAGCGCTCATCAAAACGTTCCATGTTCGCCCACTGCCAGATCTGATGCAGGAGCGGGGAATTCAGAATATTAAGTCCTTTGAGGAGTTGCCTTTAGATCCAAATAATTTTCCAAGTGTGCGGGTTATATACCAAGACGGCAAACGCGAAAACATCATGCTTGCTTCAGTTGACAAAGTACATAACGAATATATGGATTATGCCCTGACTTACGGTATTCCAGCGGCACTCTGCTTCGTTGCGCTGCTGACCTGGGCTATCTGGTCAAGTCGCCTGAGCGCTCCTGGCATAAGCACTAGCCTGCTAGCCTATGCTTTCTATATCTTTTTATGGCCTGAAATCATTCGCTTTGCTCCTATAGCCTGGCTCATGATGGGTATTGCGCTCTCCAGATCTATTAGAGAGGAAGCTCCGGGGAATGGTCTCACTTCCCCCGTTGCCCCAGCACCCGCCGCTCCACCGCCGTAA
- a CDS encoding NADPH-dependent FMN reductase yields MNFLLLNGSLRAGSVNGAALQTLQYVAPSALQTALYGGMADLPHFNPEDDHDPLPQAVTGLRAAIAAADALLICTPEYAGALPGAFKNLLEWMVGSTVLNGKPVAWINVSTSPTQARDAHDSLRIVLGYVNARIVEEACLHLPIPRDLVDADGLIHDAEVRDSLREVLKKLSRIQ; encoded by the coding sequence GTGAATTTCTTGCTGCTGAACGGCAGTCTGCGCGCGGGTTCCGTCAATGGCGCAGCCCTGCAAACCCTTCAATACGTTGCCCCTTCCGCTCTCCAAACGGCCCTGTACGGCGGGATGGCCGACCTGCCGCACTTCAACCCGGAAGACGACCACGACCCCCTTCCCCAGGCGGTGACTGGCCTTCGCGCTGCCATTGCGGCCGCCGACGCCCTCCTCATCTGCACGCCCGAGTACGCCGGGGCGCTGCCGGGCGCCTTCAAGAACCTGCTGGAGTGGATGGTCGGCAGCACCGTCCTGAACGGGAAGCCGGTCGCCTGGATCAACGTTTCCACCAGCCCCACACAGGCTAGAGACGCCCACGATTCCCTGCGAATTGTCCTGGGCTACGTGAACGCCCGGATAGTTGAGGAGGCCTGCCTGCATCTGCCCATTCCACGCGACCTGGTGGACGCAGATGGCCTGATTCACGACGCCGAGGTGCGGGATAGCCTGCGAGAAGTGCTGAAGAAACTATCTCGGATCCAGTAA
- a CDS encoding prepilin-type N-terminal cleavage/methylation domain-containing protein: MKSTQGFTLIELLIVIAIIGILAAVLIPNLLSARSKANDSATQSFLRNTITAVEAKRDSVTQALPTETNCATLQDLSLPTSTTSCTITYNTAADSYTIAAVSKTGKTFTYDGKKIVGSS, from the coding sequence ATGAAAAGCACCCAAGGCTTCACCCTGATCGAACTGCTGATCGTTATCGCCATCATCGGTATCCTCGCCGCCGTCCTGATCCCCAACCTGCTGAGTGCCCGCAGCAAGGCTAATGACAGTGCTACCCAGAGCTTCTTGCGCAACACTATTACTGCCGTTGAAGCCAAGCGCGATAGCGTGACTCAGGCTCTGCCTACCGAAACCAACTGCGCTACACTGCAGGACCTCAGCCTTCCCACCTCCACTACCAGCTGCACTATTACCTATAACACTGCTGCTGATAGCTACACCATCGCGGCAGTTTCCAAGACGGGTAAGACCTTTACCTACGATGGCAAGAAGATCGTTGGTAGCAGCTAA
- a CDS encoding phosphotransferase enzyme family protein: MTSTFFPAVHSVLSAAALARLVQQQYAGQDDVQLRFLRRGINDTYLLTGLAGHPHAILRVYRAGWRTPADLDWELSLTASLNTAARPLSALNGQLYGELSALEGTRPYAVFEFVEGRMPERTAGDAALYGRTLANLHQASAAFPAGGRFSLDLAHLLTEPLNAIRAQLPDDPQTLNSLEELAARTHTRLSALTPELRWGACHGDPHDANARIDQGTLRLFDFDCGGPGWPAYDLAVYWWDHALNDTPEELATVWPAFLNAYEDVRPLTAAERKALPFFVLARSFWFMGLFAGRVWVNGSESLHPEFFRRGLNFVQDWWEEHA; encoded by the coding sequence ATGACATCCACTTTCTTTCCCGCTGTTCACTCGGTGCTGTCGGCAGCGGCGCTGGCCCGGCTGGTACAGCAGCAATACGCCGGTCAGGACGACGTTCAGCTTCGGTTTCTGCGGCGTGGCATCAATGACACTTACCTGCTGACTGGCTTGGCTGGGCACCCGCACGCCATCTTGCGGGTGTACCGCGCAGGCTGGCGCACGCCAGCCGACCTGGACTGGGAGCTCTCGCTGACGGCCAGTCTGAACACTGCGGCCCGGCCCCTGTCGGCGCTGAACGGCCAACTATACGGCGAACTGAGCGCCCTTGAAGGAACGCGTCCTTACGCGGTCTTCGAGTTTGTCGAGGGCCGAATGCCCGAGCGAACCGCCGGGGACGCCGCACTGTACGGCCGAACCCTGGCCAACCTTCACCAGGCCAGTGCGGCCTTCCCGGCTGGTGGGCGGTTTTCCCTCGATCTGGCTCACCTGCTGACCGAACCGCTGAACGCCATTCGTGCCCAGTTGCCGGACGATCCGCAGACCCTGAACTCGCTGGAGGAACTGGCTGCGCGCACCCACACCCGCCTGAGCGCCCTGACGCCCGAACTGCGGTGGGGCGCGTGTCACGGCGACCCCCATGACGCCAACGCGCGCATCGACCAGGGCACCTTGCGCCTGTTCGACTTCGATTGTGGTGGCCCTGGCTGGCCGGCCTACGACCTGGCGGTGTACTGGTGGGATCACGCCCTGAACGACACCCCCGAGGAATTGGCGACCGTGTGGCCCGCCTTTCTGAACGCTTATGAGGACGTTCGCCCGTTGACGGCTGCGGAGCGCAAGGCCCTGCCTTTCTTCGTCCTGGCCCGTTCCTTCTGGTTCATGGGCCTGTTCGCCGGGCGCGTCTGGGTCAATGGGAGCGAATCGCTGCACCCGGAGTTCTTCCGGCGCGGGCTGAACTTCGTGCAGGATTGGTGGGAGGAACACGCGTGA
- a CDS encoding prepilin-type N-terminal cleavage/methylation domain-containing protein has product MINQKAQGFTLIELLIVITITGILVAVLIPNLILSRNKANDVSAYAFLRHCVNSMEMLKDLQGYVVKATKCDDPLLGDAGQHLPASVKTTAINSNADSTEYNIVVTSSTGKIFKYENGQFTQGN; this is encoded by the coding sequence ATGATCAACCAAAAGGCTCAAGGCTTTACGCTCATTGAGCTTCTGATCGTGATTACCATTACTGGTATTCTGGTGGCTGTACTTATCCCCAATCTGATTTTATCACGCAATAAGGCTAATGATGTAAGCGCATATGCCTTTTTGAGGCATTGTGTCAACAGCATGGAGATGTTAAAAGATCTGCAGGGCTATGTCGTTAAAGCCACAAAATGTGATGATCCACTACTCGGCGATGCTGGCCAGCATTTACCAGCATCAGTTAAAACCACGGCAATTAACTCAAATGCCGACTCAACAGAATATAACATTGTCGTTACGAGTAGTACTGGGAAAATTTTTAAATATGAGAATGGTCAATTCACTCAAGGAAATTGA
- a CDS encoding ABC transporter permease subunit, with amino-acid sequence MNPPAPGNAIELQNVCMRLGGEIILNGVTLNVPHGEFLAIVGPSGGGKSTLLRVIAGLIAPQSGTVKVSSNPALVFQDYRLLPWRTALRNVQLPADLGAGGGLDAPAALHLVGMSAYAPYFPAQLSGGMRARVALARALAQSGDVLLLDEPFGALDALVRERFNAELRHLHDKTGRTTILVTHSIREAVWLADRVAVLREGQILELVDTRGEGRVSAYTEGLEAHLRGLLGTGDSTRVRLPHRERWSKTTLLPLLAIALGFLAWHLLATRLGQPFLLPTPAAVWQKFQANAPLLWQALWVTAKTALLGTFLGGLLGMLLGYPIAKFRALERFLSPYIVTSQSTPIVIIAPLLVSWLGFGTLPAVIVSALSALYPLLVSTMIGVREIDRTYHELFDTLHVGFWQRLMHLELPGALPVMLGGLRLSASLALIGAVVWEFTDPNQKGLGFRVQEAGVSYDKALQFAAITFLVLFGVLLYAVITAVERRVLGQRGK; translated from the coding sequence GTGAACCCCCCCGCGCCCGGCAACGCCATCGAACTCCAGAACGTCTGTATGCGCCTGGGCGGTGAAATTATCCTGAACGGCGTGACGCTGAACGTGCCGCACGGCGAATTCCTGGCGATCGTGGGGCCGTCCGGCGGCGGAAAAAGCACGCTGCTGCGCGTCATCGCGGGGTTGATTGCGCCGCAGTCGGGAACGGTCAAGGTTTCCAGCAACCCGGCGCTGGTGTTTCAGGATTACCGCCTGCTGCCCTGGCGCACTGCCCTGCGCAACGTGCAACTGCCCGCCGACCTGGGCGCCGGTGGCGGCCTGGATGCGCCCGCTGCCCTGCACCTGGTGGGTATGAGCGCCTACGCCCCGTACTTCCCGGCGCAACTCTCGGGCGGCATGCGCGCCCGCGTGGCGCTGGCCCGCGCCCTGGCGCAAAGCGGCGACGTGCTGCTGCTCGACGAACCCTTCGGCGCCCTCGATGCCCTGGTACGCGAGCGCTTCAACGCCGAATTGCGCCACCTGCACGACAAAACCGGGCGCACCACGATTCTCGTTACGCACAGCATCCGTGAGGCGGTGTGGCTGGCCGACCGCGTGGCGGTGCTGCGCGAGGGCCAGATTCTGGAACTGGTGGACACGCGCGGCGAAGGGCGCGTCAGTGCCTACACCGAGGGCCTCGAAGCGCACCTGCGCGGCCTGCTGGGCACCGGGGACAGCACCCGCGTGCGCCTGCCCCACCGCGAACGCTGGAGCAAAACCACGCTGCTGCCGCTGCTCGCCATTGCCCTGGGCTTTCTGGCCTGGCACCTGCTGGCCACGCGGCTGGGCCAACCCTTCCTGTTGCCCACCCCCGCCGCCGTGTGGCAGAAATTCCAGGCCAATGCCCCTCTGCTGTGGCAGGCGCTGTGGGTCACTGCAAAAACGGCGCTGCTCGGCACCTTCCTCGGCGGGCTACTGGGCATGCTGCTCGGCTACCCTATTGCCAAGTTCCGCGCCCTGGAACGCTTCCTGTCCCCGTACATCGTCACCTCGCAGAGCACGCCCATCGTGATCATCGCGCCGCTGCTCGTCTCCTGGCTGGGCTTCGGCACGCTGCCCGCCGTGATTGTTTCGGCCCTCAGCGCCCTGTACCCCCTTCTCGTGTCCACCATGATCGGCGTGCGCGAAATAGACCGCACCTACCACGAACTGTTCGACACCCTGCACGTGGGCTTCTGGCAACGCCTCATGCACCTGGAACTGCCCGGAGCGCTCCCCGTCATGCTCGGCGGCCTGCGCCTCAGCGCCAGCCTGGCCCTGATCGGCGCCGTCGTGTGGGAATTCACCGACCCCAACCAAAAAGGACTCGGCTTCCGTGTCCAGGAAGCCGGAGTCAGTTACGACAAGGCGTTACAGTTTGCTGCGATTACCTTTCTGGTGCTGTTCGGGGTGTTGCTCTATGCCGTCATTACGGCGGTGGAGCGGCGGGTGCTGGGGCAACGGGGGAAGTGA